From Acidaminococcus timonensis, the proteins below share one genomic window:
- a CDS encoding LysM peptidoglycan-binding domain-containing protein → MKKLLLVLLVALMGISSYGVLQMEAAPTSYHTEKVVVNRGDSLWGIASRYTHPGEDVREVIDRIAKANRLDLKRSIQPGQKLVVPVKVKEGEAVALKK, encoded by the coding sequence ATGAAAAAATTGTTGCTGGTACTTCTGGTTGCATTGATGGGGATTTCCAGTTACGGCGTGCTGCAGATGGAAGCGGCGCCCACCAGTTATCATACAGAAAAAGTGGTGGTGAACCGGGGTGACAGCCTGTGGGGTATTGCCAGCCGGTACACCCATCCCGGCGAAGATGTGCGGGAGGTCATCGACCGGATCGCCAAAGCCAACCGGCTGGATCTGAAGCGGTCCATCCAGCCCGGTCAGAAACTGGTGGTGCCCGTCAAGGTCAAGGAGGGCGAGGCGGTGGCGTTGAAGAAATAG
- a CDS encoding penicillin-binding protein, translating to MPWFLKKKNKKNMTAADPRVLKLDPVHQDLLLQGKGRAIVIGKLVAAVAGIVVVMLFWKQIVRGGYYSEAANAQIMGEHTEISPRGSIVDRNGEELAVSIISKSLYVDPQELVDDPERWPLGQMPSRDPKRVAADQLAPILDMKADALYERFTEPDRRFAWVKRQLDPHVADEVEKVLKDQKLSGFHFQEESKRYYTKDKLAAQVLGFVGDDGKGLEGIEAAMDEYLRGQDQKKRSFFDAKGHLVGQSAMNQVQARRMDTVQLTLDARMQFILEKSLDDAIAKTHAASAAAILMDPNTGEILGMASRPTFDPNHFSQAPQGAFLNRGVSIVYEPGSVFKPIMGSAALMEGIITPTTPFDDQGSIDVGGRRIRNWDGKGMGHVTYTDVIKFSLNTGMAALGLKLGGERETAYARQFGFGSKTGTDVPGEEEGILYDPKDMVPSDVATMGIGQGIAVTPLQMIRAISAIANGGKLVRPYIVAKVTDPDGNVVKENRTQVDQQVITPEVAEEMRTMMEKVVSEGGGKTAQIKGYKIAGKTGTAEKLSPKGGYIPGVYIASFVGFVPSDAPKYAMIIMLDSPKGAFYGSQVSAPIFRDTLQQILVAEGIEPSSWEGLPTVESLLAKTAREAAPLAALEADGNGAVKLPNLAGHSIRNVAAALGGAGLQLIPVGSGTSWKQSPAPGTVLHEGDTVTVYFR from the coding sequence ATGCCCTGGTTCCTGAAAAAAAAGAACAAGAAGAACATGACGGCAGCCGATCCCCGGGTGCTGAAGCTGGACCCCGTCCATCAGGATCTGCTGCTCCAGGGCAAGGGCCGAGCCATCGTCATCGGCAAACTGGTGGCCGCCGTAGCGGGTATCGTAGTGGTCATGCTGTTCTGGAAGCAGATTGTCCGGGGCGGCTATTACAGTGAGGCCGCCAATGCCCAGATCATGGGTGAACATACGGAGATCTCCCCCCGGGGCAGCATTGTGGACCGGAACGGGGAGGAACTGGCCGTGAGCATCATCAGCAAATCCCTGTATGTGGATCCCCAGGAACTGGTGGACGATCCGGAACGGTGGCCCCTGGGCCAGATGCCCAGCCGGGACCCGAAACGGGTGGCTGCCGATCAGCTGGCCCCCATCCTGGACATGAAGGCCGATGCGCTGTATGAGAGATTCACTGAGCCGGACCGGCGGTTCGCCTGGGTAAAACGGCAGCTGGATCCCCATGTGGCTGATGAAGTGGAAAAGGTATTGAAGGACCAGAAACTCAGTGGCTTCCATTTCCAGGAAGAAAGCAAACGCTATTATACGAAAGACAAACTGGCGGCTCAGGTGCTGGGCTTCGTGGGAGATGACGGCAAGGGACTGGAAGGCATCGAGGCTGCCATGGACGAGTACCTGCGGGGCCAGGATCAGAAGAAACGCAGCTTCTTTGATGCCAAGGGTCATCTGGTGGGCCAGAGTGCCATGAACCAGGTCCAGGCCCGGCGGATGGATACGGTGCAGCTGACCCTGGACGCCCGGATGCAGTTCATCCTGGAAAAGAGCCTGGACGATGCCATCGCCAAGACCCATGCGGCCAGTGCGGCAGCCATCCTCATGGACCCCAACACCGGAGAGATCCTGGGCATGGCCAGCCGGCCCACCTTCGATCCCAACCATTTTTCCCAGGCACCTCAGGGGGCATTTCTGAACCGGGGCGTGAGCATCGTCTACGAACCCGGGTCCGTATTCAAGCCCATCATGGGTTCCGCCGCCCTGATGGAAGGGATCATCACCCCCACCACGCCTTTTGATGACCAGGGATCCATCGATGTGGGGGGACGGCGGATCCGCAACTGGGACGGCAAGGGGATGGGCCATGTGACCTATACGGACGTGATCAAATTCTCCCTGAACACCGGTATGGCTGCCCTGGGGTTGAAGCTGGGAGGCGAACGGGAGACTGCATACGCCAGGCAGTTCGGCTTCGGCAGCAAGACCGGCACGGATGTGCCCGGGGAAGAAGAGGGCATCCTGTACGATCCCAAGGATATGGTGCCGTCCGATGTGGCCACCATGGGTATCGGACAGGGCATCGCCGTGACTCCCCTGCAGATGATCCGGGCCATCAGTGCCATCGCCAACGGGGGCAAACTGGTGCGGCCGTACATCGTGGCCAAGGTCACCGACCCGGATGGCAATGTGGTGAAAGAAAACAGGACCCAGGTGGACCAGCAGGTGATCACCCCCGAAGTGGCTGAGGAAATGCGCACCATGATGGAAAAGGTGGTTTCCGAGGGCGGTGGCAAGACGGCCCAGATCAAGGGCTACAAGATTGCCGGCAAGACCGGCACCGCTGAAAAGCTCTCCCCCAAGGGCGGGTATATCCCCGGGGTGTATATCGCCTCGTTTGTGGGATTTGTGCCCAGCGATGCGCCGAAATACGCCATGATCATCATGCTGGATTCCCCCAAGGGGGCCTTCTACGGGTCCCAGGTGTCCGCACCGATTTTCCGGGATACCCTGCAGCAGATCCTGGTGGCGGAAGGCATCGAGCCCAGCAGCTGGGAGGGTCTGCCTACGGTGGAATCCCTGCTGGCCAAGACAGCCCGGGAAGCCGCACCTCTGGCAGCCCTGGAGGCGGACGGCAACGGTGCAGTGAAACTGCCCAATCTGGCGGGCCATTCCATCCGGAACGTGGCTGCGGCCCTGGGTGGCGCCGGCCTGCAGCTGATCCCCGTGGGCAGCGGTACCAGCTGGAAACAGAGCCCGGCACCGGGAACGGTGCTGCATGAAGGCGATACCGTCACAGTGTATTTCCGCTAA
- the trmB gene encoding tRNA (guanosine(46)-N7)-methyltransferase TrmB yields MRLRKKPWIPQALEDYRGKELLEDDLEQYRGHWSDQVLGGRPVHLEIGCGKGQFLAAMSQLHPEIGYLGMETQREVCYYAVKKLREAEIPNARIIHADAAHLLEWFEPGEVDQIFLNFSDPWPKARHAKRRLTYRTFLAEYKKILKPGGHLRFKTDNDDLFAFSVEEFKEFGLKILALTTDLHHTDILNEAQTEYEQKFSARGKNINFCEVQF; encoded by the coding sequence ATGCGTTTACGAAAGAAACCCTGGATCCCCCAGGCACTGGAAGACTATCGGGGAAAGGAACTGCTGGAGGACGACCTGGAGCAGTATAGGGGGCACTGGTCGGATCAGGTGCTGGGGGGCCGGCCGGTGCATCTGGAAATCGGCTGCGGCAAAGGCCAGTTCCTGGCTGCCATGAGCCAGCTCCATCCTGAAATCGGCTATCTGGGCATGGAGACCCAGCGGGAAGTGTGCTATTACGCCGTGAAGAAGCTGCGAGAGGCCGAAATTCCCAATGCCCGGATCATCCACGCCGATGCGGCCCATCTGCTGGAGTGGTTCGAACCCGGGGAAGTGGATCAGATTTTCTTGAATTTCAGCGATCCCTGGCCCAAGGCCCGGCATGCCAAACGGCGGCTGACCTACCGGACCTTCCTGGCAGAGTATAAAAAAATCCTGAAACCGGGTGGACATTTACGCTTCAAGACCGATAATGATGACCTGTTTGCATTCTCCGTGGAGGAATTCAAGGAGTTCGGCCTGAAGATCCTGGCCCTGACTACGGACCTCCACCACACGGACATCCTGAATGAGGCCCAGACGGAATACGAGCAGAAGTTCAGCGCCCGGGGCAAGAACATCAATTTCTGCGAAGTGCAGTTCTAG
- a CDS encoding FtsW/RodA/SpoVE family cell cycle protein, giving the protein MFWDNARDALLSLVFFLLVLGAVNVFSASYVAAADMFGNGYHYLLRYGIFSLVGLLVMFGIEKKVDYHWLFKYDQIFCVLLTGTLIAVDIFGRATKGAQRWVILGPISFQPSEFVKLAVILLGSHYLGQLMEQGKRPHLLRRDTGMAFWETAFLSFLVLIQPDMGTAAIIMTLMIILYILAGLPMKEFWSLLGVAFVGAAAAVIQAPYRLNRILFWLHPEQDPQGKGYQAIQSFNAIGSGRFFGEPFGMGTGKFFYLPEAHTDFAFANYCQEWGFLGAVFLILVFLLLGVVLYHIGQRTQDRKGFLLVSGVNFLVVGQAFANMAMVCGVLPIIGVPLSFISYGGTSLIMTMGAIGLVLSVYKDEHKKHRRSREIPAEKPAASRPGVPAARRWRP; this is encoded by the coding sequence ATGTTCTGGGACAACGCCAGGGATGCGCTGCTGAGCCTGGTGTTCTTCCTGCTGGTGCTGGGGGCGGTGAACGTGTTCAGTGCCAGTTATGTGGCGGCGGCCGACATGTTCGGCAACGGCTACCATTATCTCCTTCGCTATGGCATTTTCAGCCTGGTCGGACTCCTTGTCATGTTCGGCATCGAAAAGAAGGTGGATTATCACTGGCTGTTCAAGTATGATCAGATCTTCTGCGTGCTGCTCACCGGTACCCTGATCGCCGTGGACATCTTCGGCCGGGCCACCAAGGGGGCCCAGCGCTGGGTCATCCTGGGACCCATTTCCTTTCAGCCCTCCGAATTCGTGAAGCTGGCGGTGATCCTGCTGGGGTCCCATTACCTGGGGCAGCTCATGGAACAGGGGAAACGGCCCCACCTGCTCCGCCGGGATACGGGCATGGCCTTCTGGGAAACGGCCTTTCTGTCGTTCCTGGTCCTGATCCAGCCCGATATGGGTACGGCAGCCATCATCATGACGCTGATGATCATCCTGTACATCCTGGCCGGTCTGCCCATGAAGGAATTCTGGAGCCTGCTGGGGGTTGCGTTCGTGGGTGCGGCTGCGGCTGTCATCCAGGCCCCCTACCGGCTGAACCGGATCCTGTTCTGGCTCCATCCGGAACAGGATCCCCAGGGCAAGGGCTATCAGGCCATCCAGTCTTTTAACGCCATTGGCAGCGGCCGGTTCTTCGGCGAGCCTTTCGGCATGGGTACGGGAAAGTTCTTCTACCTGCCGGAAGCCCATACGGATTTTGCCTTCGCCAACTACTGCCAGGAATGGGGCTTTTTGGGAGCAGTCTTCCTGATCCTGGTGTTCCTGCTCCTGGGTGTGGTGCTGTACCACATCGGACAGCGGACCCAGGACCGGAAAGGCTTCCTGCTGGTCAGCGGTGTGAACTTCCTGGTGGTGGGCCAGGCCTTCGCCAACATGGCCATGGTCTGCGGGGTGCTGCCCATCATCGGGGTACCCCTGTCCTTCATCAGTTACGGGGGTACGTCTCTGATCATGACAATGGGGGCCATCGGTCTGGTGCTGTCCGTCTATAAGGACGAGCACAAAAAACATCGGCGTTCCAGGGAGATACCGGCAGAGAAACCGGCGGCATCCCGTCCCGGAGTGCCTGCAGCCAGGAGGTGGCGGCCGTGA
- a CDS encoding DUF190 domain-containing protein — translation MAEFLSLTKLTIYVGEDFFYKDKPFYKAIFDLCGKYKIAGCTMLRGTQGYGSRVRGKERRLFISVSEAINLPVIITIIDKKEQVELLYPFLEENLRHGVATVEDIQMLETNFVREEYKKRIASRDNPAEEV, via the coding sequence ATGGCTGAATTCTTAAGCTTGACCAAACTGACCATCTATGTAGGGGAGGACTTCTTCTACAAGGACAAACCGTTTTACAAGGCAATCTTCGATCTATGCGGCAAGTATAAGATTGCCGGCTGCACCATGCTGCGGGGAACCCAGGGGTATGGGAGCCGGGTACGGGGCAAGGAACGGCGTCTGTTCATCAGTGTATCGGAAGCCATCAATCTGCCGGTGATCATCACCATCATCGACAAGAAGGAACAGGTGGAACTGCTGTACCCGTTCCTGGAGGAGAACCTGCGTCACGGGGTGGCAACGGTGGAGGACATCCAGATGCTGGAAACCAACTTCGTGAGGGAAGAATACAAAAAACGGATTGCCAGCCGGGACAATCCGGCCGAAGAAGTGTAG
- a CDS encoding ATP-binding protein, translating into MKKRIYLHLFLVGLVCILVTALVCAFASWQTTKRQTLYDLQQMAQIMAVDMDHHDDPYRLLRQAAQSAPELRFTWIDRNGRVLYDSYEPAENLPNHKDRPEVAAAIGEGQGSDARSSNTLREVTLYAAQKLENGTILRVARTQTELFRPLEQLLPWWIISLLLLILVCQFTVRRLTQGLLDPLEQATRYLSQIGQGDTTEEEKQLFHTSYPELLPFLATIDRQGKQLGKSLHDLEQERNTMKRITDSLKEGVILLDDQMRIQWINAWGLQLLQNDESLSPFRQKLLGKFLMPLLPESSRLSTEQTRENKTRIWNMKLRKRQYQLTLRPLDPPQERSTRILIIMDITEAREREQLRRDFTANVTHELKTPLTSISGFAELMAAGMYQKKEDIAHFGQLIRQEARRLLEMINSIIFLSRIEEVPADSLQEAVPLGGLIRSVVEFMDPFCKERKVTIHCRLTETKVRGSSSMLREMAMNLIDNGVKYNRPGGHVYVDMWRDADQHQVVLTVRDTGVGIPEDVQERVFERFFRVDESRDKKSGGSGLGLSIVKHIVEQHRGTIEMTSRVNEGTTFVIRLPEA; encoded by the coding sequence ATGAAGAAGCGGATTTATCTCCATCTGTTCCTGGTGGGGCTGGTGTGCATCCTGGTCACTGCCCTGGTGTGCGCCTTTGCCTCCTGGCAGACCACCAAGCGCCAGACCCTGTACGACCTGCAGCAGATGGCCCAGATCATGGCGGTGGACATGGATCACCACGACGACCCCTATCGCCTGCTCCGCCAGGCCGCCCAATCGGCTCCGGAGCTGCGGTTCACCTGGATTGACCGGAACGGACGTGTCCTGTACGATTCCTACGAACCGGCAGAAAACCTGCCCAACCACAAGGACCGGCCGGAAGTGGCCGCAGCCATCGGAGAAGGCCAGGGCAGCGACGCCCGCAGTTCCAATACCCTGCGGGAAGTGACCCTGTACGCAGCCCAGAAGCTGGAGAACGGGACCATCCTCCGGGTGGCCCGCACCCAGACAGAACTGTTCCGGCCGCTGGAACAGCTGCTGCCCTGGTGGATCATTTCCCTGCTGCTGCTCATCCTCGTCTGCCAGTTCACGGTGCGCCGGCTGACCCAGGGCCTGCTTGATCCCCTGGAACAGGCTACCCGGTACCTGTCCCAGATCGGCCAGGGGGACACCACGGAAGAAGAGAAACAGCTGTTCCACACCTCCTATCCGGAACTGCTGCCCTTCCTGGCCACCATCGATCGGCAGGGCAAGCAGCTGGGCAAGAGCCTCCACGACCTGGAACAGGAACGGAACACCATGAAACGGATCACCGACAGCCTGAAAGAGGGAGTCATCCTGCTGGATGACCAGATGCGGATCCAGTGGATCAACGCCTGGGGCCTGCAGCTGCTGCAGAATGATGAAAGCCTCTCTCCCTTCCGCCAAAAGCTGCTGGGCAAGTTCCTGATGCCTCTGCTCCCCGAAAGTTCCCGGCTTTCCACTGAGCAGACCCGGGAGAACAAGACCCGGATCTGGAACATGAAGCTGCGCAAGCGACAGTACCAGCTGACCCTGCGGCCCCTGGATCCGCCCCAGGAACGGTCCACCCGGATCCTGATCATCATGGACATCACGGAGGCCCGGGAGCGGGAACAGCTCCGCCGGGATTTCACGGCCAACGTGACCCACGAGCTGAAGACGCCGCTCACCTCCATCAGTGGATTCGCCGAACTGATGGCAGCAGGTATGTACCAGAAGAAGGAAGACATCGCCCACTTCGGCCAGCTGATCCGTCAGGAGGCCAGGCGCCTGCTGGAAATGATCAACAGCATCATCTTCCTGTCCCGGATCGAGGAGGTCCCGGCCGATTCCCTCCAGGAGGCGGTACCCCTGGGCGGGCTGATCCGGTCGGTGGTGGAATTCATGGACCCCTTCTGCAAGGAAAGGAAAGTGACCATCCACTGCCGTCTGACCGAGACCAAAGTCCGGGGCAGCAGCAGCATGCTTCGGGAAATGGCCATGAACCTGATCGACAACGGGGTGAAATACAACCGGCCCGGCGGCCATGTGTATGTGGACATGTGGCGGGATGCCGACCAGCATCAGGTGGTGCTGACGGTACGGGATACCGGCGTGGGCATCCCCGAGGATGTACAGGAACGGGTGTTCGAGCGTTTCTTCCGGGTGGATGAGAGCCGGGACAAGAAAAGCGGTGGCAGCGGTCTGGGGCTCAGCATCGTGAAGCACATCGTGGAACAGCATCGGGGCACCATTGAAATGACCAGCCGGGTGAACGAGGGGACCACGTTCGTGATCCGGCTGCCGGAAGCATAA
- a CDS encoding thioesterase family protein codes for MKEFRIGAVGEATETVLHTNTAAAMGSGSLDVYATPAMLALMEKAACNIVNPCLDDETTSVGIGVNLSHDAATAVGKTVTAKAVLVGVDGRKLTFKITVSDNYGTIGQATHERFLVNKAKFLGKLAAKDKK; via the coding sequence ATGAAAGAATTTCGTATCGGCGCCGTGGGCGAAGCCACGGAAACTGTACTCCATACCAACACGGCTGCAGCCATGGGAAGCGGCTCCCTGGATGTATATGCCACCCCGGCCATGCTGGCCCTGATGGAAAAAGCGGCCTGCAACATCGTGAATCCCTGCCTGGATGATGAAACCACCAGCGTGGGCATCGGCGTGAACCTGTCCCACGATGCGGCCACTGCCGTAGGCAAGACCGTTACCGCCAAAGCCGTCCTGGTGGGCGTGGATGGCCGGAAGCTGACCTTCAAGATCACCGTTTCCGACAACTACGGCACCATCGGCCAGGCCACCCATGAACGGTTCCTGGTGAACAAAGCCAAGTTCCTGGGCAAGCTGGCCGCCAAGGACAAAAAATAA
- a CDS encoding class I adenylate-forming enzyme family protein, with translation MFYDELIKGKAPEQLALVDAQGPVTYGELEARVDHWARFLQARGLMPGERVGLLSRNCSGFVAAYLAVIRAGGVIVPLNFQLAPREVTYILKDAGIRFLLTREPLDLTEALAEQGLSGVQQFLYEDLDAPVDQPLQQGARKETDNCTIIYTSGTTGRPKGAMLSHRNLITNARAYVEAVGQRCEDRVLCLLPMYHCYGWTVCVTSSLLLGSPIIIQTTYNFKAALRLVQAQKVTVFVGVPAVMELLVDGADLGELESVRLFISGGASLGENLGQRFTAWCHRPLLDGYGLSETSPVVSFNQPGHTRFGSIGLPIRGVEVAILDPEGKVLPPGEKGEIGVRGSNVMLGYLNLPEATKEAFRGGWFHTEDVGYFDEDGYLFLVDRLKDMIISSGENIYPREVEEAIQEYPGVEEAAVIGVPDPLRGQAVAAWVVPRQGADLDFRALRRTLLKQIAAFKVPKKYFQTDRLPRNHLGKLLKNELRKQTLKILEKDKTAGRAL, from the coding sequence ATGTTTTATGATGAGTTGATCAAGGGGAAGGCACCGGAGCAGCTGGCTCTGGTGGATGCCCAAGGGCCGGTGACCTATGGGGAACTGGAAGCACGGGTGGACCACTGGGCCCGATTCCTCCAGGCACGGGGCCTTATGCCCGGAGAGCGGGTGGGGCTGCTCAGCCGTAACTGCAGTGGGTTCGTCGCTGCCTATCTGGCAGTAATCCGGGCTGGAGGCGTCATCGTCCCTCTGAACTTCCAACTGGCGCCCCGGGAAGTGACCTACATCCTGAAGGACGCAGGGATCCGCTTTCTGCTCACCCGGGAGCCCCTGGATCTGACGGAAGCCCTGGCGGAGCAGGGACTCTCCGGGGTGCAGCAGTTCCTGTATGAGGACCTGGATGCCCCGGTGGATCAGCCTCTGCAGCAGGGAGCGCGGAAGGAGACGGACAACTGCACCATCATCTATACCTCCGGTACCACCGGCCGGCCCAAAGGGGCCATGCTCAGCCACCGGAACCTGATCACCAATGCCCGGGCCTATGTGGAGGCCGTGGGACAGCGGTGTGAGGACCGGGTGCTGTGCCTGCTGCCCATGTACCACTGCTACGGCTGGACCGTATGTGTCACCAGCTCTCTGCTCCTGGGAAGTCCCATCATCATCCAGACCACCTACAACTTCAAAGCGGCCCTGCGGCTGGTCCAGGCCCAAAAAGTCACCGTGTTCGTGGGGGTTCCGGCGGTGATGGAGCTTCTGGTGGACGGCGCCGACCTGGGGGAACTGGAAAGCGTACGGCTCTTTATCAGCGGCGGAGCCAGTTTGGGCGAGAACCTGGGCCAACGGTTCACCGCCTGGTGCCATCGGCCGCTGCTGGACGGCTATGGCCTGTCTGAAACCTCGCCGGTGGTGAGCTTCAACCAGCCGGGGCACACCCGGTTCGGATCCATCGGCCTGCCCATCCGGGGGGTGGAAGTCGCCATCCTGGACCCGGAGGGAAAGGTATTGCCACCTGGGGAAAAGGGTGAGATCGGGGTCCGGGGCTCCAATGTGATGCTGGGGTACCTGAACCTGCCGGAAGCCACGAAGGAAGCCTTTCGGGGCGGCTGGTTCCACACAGAGGATGTGGGGTACTTCGATGAGGACGGGTACCTGTTCCTGGTGGATCGGCTGAAGGATATGATCATTTCCAGCGGGGAGAACATCTATCCCAGGGAGGTGGAGGAAGCCATCCAGGAATACCCGGGTGTGGAAGAAGCTGCGGTCATCGGCGTTCCGGATCCCCTGCGGGGTCAGGCCGTGGCTGCCTGGGTGGTGCCGCGGCAGGGAGCTGACCTGGATTTCCGGGCGCTGCGCAGGACCCTGCTGAAACAGATTGCCGCCTTCAAGGTGCCGAAGAAATACTTCCAGACAGACAGGCTGCCCCGGAACCATCTGGGCAAGCTGCTGAAAAATGAATTGCGGAAACAGACCCTGAAGATATTGGAAAAAGACAAAACTGCCGGGAGGGCTTTATGA
- a CDS encoding S-ribosylhomocysteine lyase: protein MEKVIIESFTLDHTKVKAPYVRLISQETGEHGDIVSNYDIRLAQPNVQEIPTAGMHTLEHLLALYLRPRIKGYLDCSPFGCRTGFHLLCWGTHSAEEVARALKEALELVTKTTWEQVPGTKKKECGNYKDHSLFCAQEWAKEILAKGISSDPYERKIVE from the coding sequence ATGGAAAAAGTCATCATTGAAAGTTTTACGCTGGATCATACGAAAGTGAAAGCTCCCTATGTGCGGCTGATCTCTCAGGAAACCGGGGAACACGGGGACATCGTGTCCAATTATGATATCCGCCTGGCCCAGCCCAATGTGCAGGAAATCCCCACGGCCGGCATGCATACCCTGGAACATTTGCTGGCCCTGTATCTGCGCCCCCGGATCAAAGGGTACCTGGATTGCTCCCCCTTCGGCTGCCGCACCGGATTCCATCTGCTGTGCTGGGGGACCCATTCCGCCGAGGAAGTGGCCCGGGCCCTGAAGGAAGCCCTGGAACTGGTGACCAAGACCACCTGGGAGCAGGTGCCGGGGACGAAGAAGAAGGAATGTGGCAACTACAAGGATCATTCTCTGTTCTGCGCCCAGGAATGGGCCAAGGAAATCCTGGCCAAAGGGATCAGCAGCGATCCCTATGAGCGGAAGATCGTGGAATGA
- a CDS encoding bifunctional 5,10-methylenetetrahydrofolate dehydrogenase/5,10-methenyltetrahydrofolate cyclohydrolase, with the protein MEQTILYGKPVADAIRQQLKEKFAGRDLTLATFLVGDNPAAKVYKRSLLKTAASLGVKTRDVELPEATTQEEAEIRLRELSEDPAITGILPLMPLPRHISKLDLIQQLDPEKDMDCVHPMNSGRLYLGITPWGPCTPRACMAILDHYDVPLEGSNVAMVGYGEVVGRPLTLMLMGRYATVTVCRSRTKNLPAITRQADVIISAVGKPGLITEDMIKEGAVVIDVGINSVEGKLVGDVPEAAKQAKASAYTPVPGGVGVVSNLMVMETLTRSF; encoded by the coding sequence ATGGAACAGACGATTCTTTATGGCAAACCGGTGGCAGATGCCATCCGCCAGCAGCTGAAGGAGAAATTTGCTGGCCGGGACCTGACCCTGGCCACCTTTCTGGTGGGGGACAATCCGGCGGCGAAGGTGTACAAACGAAGCCTTCTGAAGACGGCAGCCAGCCTGGGGGTGAAGACCCGGGATGTGGAACTGCCGGAGGCAACCACCCAGGAAGAGGCGGAAATCCGGCTGCGGGAATTGAGCGAAGATCCGGCCATCACCGGTATCCTGCCTCTGATGCCCCTGCCCCGGCACATCAGCAAGCTGGACCTGATCCAGCAGCTGGACCCGGAAAAGGACATGGACTGTGTGCATCCCATGAACAGCGGCCGGCTGTACCTGGGAATCACCCCCTGGGGACCCTGTACGCCCCGGGCCTGCATGGCCATCCTGGACCACTACGACGTTCCCCTGGAAGGCAGCAACGTAGCCATGGTAGGGTACGGAGAAGTGGTGGGGCGGCCCCTCACCCTGATGCTCATGGGACGGTATGCCACGGTGACCGTCTGCCGTTCACGCACAAAAAATCTGCCTGCCATTACCCGGCAGGCAGATGTGATCATCAGCGCTGTGGGAAAACCCGGACTGATCACAGAAGACATGATCAAAGAAGGCGCTGTGGTGATCGATGTGGGAATCAACTCTGTAGAGGGGAAACTGGTGGGAGATGTGCCCGAAGCGGCCAAACAGGCGAAAGCTTCGGCCTATACCCCTGTTCCCGGCGGTGTAGGCGTGGTGAGCAATCTCATGGTCATGGAGACCCTTACCCGCAGCTTCTGA
- a CDS encoding response regulator transcription factor: MSLVYCVEDDENIRELVRYALCSQKFQAEAFPDGPSFWKAMEEKKPDLVLLDIMLPGESGLDILKKLRGQPATAGLPIIMLTARTSEYDVVTGLDAGADDYISKPFGIMELLSRVKAVLRRGGLQKPQSQDLLVCGDITMDLKKHQVTTSGKPCVLTVKEFDLLHYLMANMGIVLSRDQIMEAVWDFSYAGESRTIDMHIRSLRQKLGPAGKVIQTVRGVGYRIQ, encoded by the coding sequence ATGTCCCTGGTATACTGTGTGGAAGATGATGAAAACATCCGGGAACTGGTACGCTATGCCCTGTGCAGCCAGAAGTTCCAGGCGGAAGCCTTTCCCGACGGTCCTTCCTTCTGGAAGGCCATGGAGGAAAAAAAGCCCGACCTGGTGCTGCTGGACATCATGCTGCCCGGAGAAAGCGGCCTGGATATCCTGAAGAAACTCCGCGGCCAGCCGGCCACTGCCGGCCTGCCCATCATCATGCTCACGGCCCGCACCAGTGAATATGACGTGGTCACCGGTCTGGACGCCGGTGCCGACGACTATATCTCCAAACCTTTCGGCATTATGGAGCTCCTGAGCCGGGTCAAAGCCGTCCTGCGCCGGGGCGGCCTGCAAAAGCCCCAGAGCCAGGACCTGCTGGTCTGTGGTGACATCACCATGGACCTGAAGAAACACCAGGTGACGACAAGTGGCAAACCCTGCGTGCTCACCGTAAAGGAATTCGACCTGCTCCACTACCTGATGGCCAACATGGGCATCGTGCTCAGCCGGGACCAGATCATGGAAGCGGTATGGGACTTTTCCTACGCCGGTGAAAGCCGCACCATCGACATGCACATCCGGAGCCTTCGCCAGAAGCTGGGCCCCGCCGGCAAGGTCATCCAGACCGTCCGGGGCGTAGGGTACCGGATCCAGTAG